A region of Micromonospora sp. WMMD882 DNA encodes the following proteins:
- a CDS encoding DNA-directed RNA polymerase subunit beta encodes MAASRPAKTSRTSSAFAPRRVSFGRITEHLEVPNLLAIQNESFDWLVGNEAWQGRSADDPHARSGLAEILDEISPIEDFSGTMSLSFSAPRFDEVKASIEECKEKDLTYCAPLFVTAEFTNNTTGEIKSQTVFMGDFPMMTPKGTFIINGTERVVVSQLVRSPGVYFDKQPDKTSDRDLSSVKVIPSRGAWLEFDIDKRDTVGVRIDRKRRQAVTVLLKAIGWSAEQIRERFGWSELMMTTLEKDHIAGQDEALLDIYRKLRPGEPPTRENAQTLLDNLFFNPKRYDVAKVGRYKFNKKLEVQVPITTGTLTEDDIVATVEYLCRLHAGEEGYEADDIDHFGNRRLRTVGELIQNQVRVGLSRMERVVRERMTTQDVEAITPQTLINIRPVVAAIKEFFGTSQLSQFMDQTNPLAGLTHRRRLSALGPGGLSRERAGFEVRDVHPSHYGRMCPIETPEGPNIGLIGALSTFARVNPFGFIETPYRKVVDGRVTDQIDYLTADEEDRFVKAQANAPLLADGSFAEDRVLVRRKGGETEDVAPSAVDYMDVSPRQMTSVATAMIPFLEHDDANRALMGANMQRQAVPLVKAESPLVGTGMEYRAAVDAGDVVVAEVGGVIEDLCADYITIHQDDGHRRTYLLHKFRRSNAGSCVNQKPVVFEGDRVEAGQVIADGPCTDEGEMALGRNLLVAFMTWEGHNYEDAIILSQRLVQQDVLTSIHIEEHEVDARDTKLGPEEITRDIPNVSEEMLADLDERGIIRIGAEVVPGDILVGKVTPKGETELTPEERLLRAIFGEKAREVRDTSLKVPHGETGTVIGVRTFSREDGDELPPGVNELVRVYVAQKRKIQDGDKLAGRHGNKGVISKILPVEDMPFLEDGTPVDIVLNPLGVPGRMNIGQVLETHLGWVAKTGWQVDGDDIEWKRALRSIDAAEAEPDTNVATPVFDGAREEEISGLLASTLPNRDGKQLIGSSGKAQLFDGRSGEPLPDPIAVGYIYILKLNHLVDDKIHARSTGPYSMITQQPLGGKAQFGGQRFGEMECWAMQAYGAAYALQELLTIKSDDVLGRVKVYEAIVKGENIPEPGIPESFKVLLKELQSLCLNVEVLSSDGVALEMRETDDEVFRAAEELGIDLSRRPNEGVSSVDEV; translated from the coding sequence TTGGCAGCTTCCCGCCCTGCGAAGACCAGTCGTACGTCGAGCGCTTTCGCTCCCCGCCGTGTCTCATTCGGCAGGATCACCGAACATCTCGAGGTCCCCAACCTCCTCGCCATCCAGAACGAGTCCTTCGACTGGCTGGTCGGCAACGAGGCTTGGCAGGGCCGGTCGGCTGACGACCCGCACGCACGCTCGGGCCTCGCGGAGATTCTCGACGAGATCAGTCCCATTGAGGACTTTTCCGGCACGATGTCACTGTCCTTCTCCGCTCCGCGCTTCGACGAGGTCAAGGCCTCGATCGAGGAGTGCAAGGAGAAGGACCTGACCTACTGCGCGCCACTGTTCGTGACCGCGGAGTTCACCAACAACACCACCGGCGAGATCAAGAGCCAGACGGTGTTCATGGGTGACTTCCCGATGATGACGCCGAAGGGCACGTTCATCATCAACGGCACCGAGCGCGTCGTGGTCAGCCAGCTCGTCCGCTCGCCGGGCGTCTACTTCGACAAGCAGCCGGACAAGACCTCCGACCGCGACCTCTCCAGCGTCAAGGTCATCCCGAGCCGGGGTGCCTGGCTGGAGTTCGACATCGACAAGCGCGACACCGTCGGTGTCCGTATCGACCGTAAGCGCCGGCAGGCCGTCACCGTCCTGCTGAAGGCGATCGGGTGGTCGGCCGAGCAGATCCGCGAGCGGTTCGGCTGGTCCGAGTTGATGATGACCACCCTGGAGAAGGACCACATCGCCGGCCAGGACGAGGCGTTGCTCGACATCTACCGGAAGCTCCGCCCTGGCGAGCCGCCGACCCGCGAGAACGCCCAGACCCTGCTCGACAACCTCTTCTTCAACCCGAAGCGGTACGACGTCGCCAAGGTCGGTCGGTACAAGTTCAACAAGAAGCTCGAAGTCCAGGTGCCGATCACCACCGGCACGCTGACCGAGGACGACATCGTCGCCACCGTCGAGTACCTCTGCCGGCTGCACGCCGGTGAGGAGGGCTACGAGGCCGACGACATCGACCACTTCGGCAACCGGCGGCTGCGTACCGTGGGCGAGCTGATCCAGAACCAGGTCCGGGTGGGTCTCTCCCGGATGGAGCGGGTCGTCCGCGAGCGGATGACCACCCAGGACGTCGAGGCGATCACGCCGCAGACCCTGATCAACATCCGCCCGGTGGTGGCGGCGATCAAGGAGTTCTTCGGCACCTCGCAGCTCTCCCAGTTCATGGACCAGACCAACCCGCTGGCGGGCCTGACCCACCGGCGACGGCTGAGCGCGCTCGGCCCGGGTGGTCTGTCCCGGGAGCGGGCCGGCTTCGAGGTCCGTGACGTGCACCCGTCCCACTACGGCCGGATGTGCCCGATCGAGACGCCGGAAGGCCCGAACATCGGCCTGATCGGCGCGCTGTCCACGTTCGCCCGGGTCAACCCGTTCGGCTTCATCGAGACGCCGTACCGGAAGGTCGTCGACGGTCGGGTCACCGACCAGATCGACTACCTGACCGCGGACGAGGAGGACCGGTTCGTCAAGGCGCAGGCCAACGCGCCGCTGCTGGCCGACGGCAGCTTCGCCGAGGACCGCGTCCTGGTCCGTCGTAAGGGCGGCGAGACCGAGGACGTCGCGCCGTCGGCCGTCGACTACATGGACGTCTCGCCGCGGCAGATGACCTCGGTCGCGACCGCGATGATCCCGTTCCTGGAGCACGACGACGCCAACCGGGCCCTGATGGGCGCGAACATGCAGCGTCAGGCCGTACCGCTGGTCAAGGCGGAGTCGCCGCTGGTCGGCACCGGCATGGAGTACCGTGCCGCGGTCGACGCCGGTGACGTCGTGGTGGCCGAGGTCGGCGGCGTGATCGAGGATCTCTGCGCCGACTACATCACCATCCACCAGGACGACGGCCACCGCCGCACCTACCTGCTGCACAAGTTCCGTCGCTCCAACGCCGGCTCCTGCGTCAACCAGAAGCCCGTGGTCTTCGAGGGCGACCGGGTCGAGGCCGGTCAGGTCATCGCCGACGGTCCGTGCACCGACGAGGGCGAGATGGCGCTCGGGCGCAACCTGCTCGTGGCCTTCATGACCTGGGAGGGGCACAACTACGAGGACGCGATCATCCTGTCGCAGCGCCTCGTGCAGCAGGACGTGCTCACGTCGATCCACATCGAGGAGCACGAGGTCGACGCCCGGGACACCAAGCTCGGCCCGGAGGAGATCACCCGCGACATCCCGAACGTCAGCGAGGAGATGCTCGCCGACCTCGACGAGCGCGGCATCATCCGGATCGGCGCCGAGGTCGTCCCCGGCGACATCCTGGTCGGCAAGGTCACCCCGAAGGGCGAGACCGAGCTGACCCCGGAGGAGCGGCTGCTCCGCGCGATCTTCGGCGAGAAGGCGCGTGAGGTCCGGGACACCTCGCTGAAGGTGCCGCACGGCGAGACCGGCACGGTCATCGGCGTCCGGACCTTCTCCCGCGAGGACGGCGACGAGCTGCCGCCGGGCGTCAACGAGCTGGTCCGGGTCTACGTCGCCCAGAAGCGGAAGATCCAGGACGGTGACAAGCTCGCCGGCCGGCACGGCAACAAGGGCGTCATCTCCAAGATCCTGCCGGTCGAGGACATGCCGTTCCTGGAGGACGGCACGCCCGTCGACATCGTGCTCAACCCGCTCGGCGTGCCGGGCCGGATGAACATCGGCCAGGTGCTGGAGACCCACCTCGGTTGGGTCGCCAAGACCGGTTGGCAGGTCGACGGCGACGACATCGAGTGGAAGCGGGCGCTGCGCTCGATCGACGCCGCCGAGGCCGAGCCGGACACGAACGTGGCCACGCCGGTCTTCGACGGCGCCCGGGAGGAGGAGATCTCCGGTCTGCTCGCGTCGACCCTGCCCAACCGGGACGGCAAGCAGCTGATCGGCTCCTCGGGCAAGGCGCAGTTGTTCGACGGTCGGTCCGGTGAGCCGCTGCCGGACCCGATCGCGGTCGGCTACATCTACATCCTCAAGCTGAACCACCTGGTCGACGACAAGATCCACGCGCGGTCGACCGGCCCGTACTCGATGATCACGCAGCAGCCGCTGGGTGGTAAGGCGCAGTTCGGTGGCCAGCGGTTCGGCGAGATGGAGTGCTGGGCCATGCAGGCCTACGGCGCGGCGTACGCGTTGCAGGAGCTGCTGACCATCAAGTCCGACGACGTCCTGGGCCGGGTGAAGGTCTACGAGGCGATCGTCAAGGGCGAGAACATCCCCGAACCGGGCATTCCCGAGTCGTTCAAGGTGTTGCTCAAGGAGCTCCAGTCACTCTGTCTCAACGTCGAGGTGCTCTCGTCCGACGGCGTGGCCCTGGAGATGCGTGAGACCGACGACGAGGTGTTCCGGGCGGCGGAGGAACTCGGCATCGACCTCTCCCGCCGGCCCAACGAGGGTGTGAGCAGCGTCGACGAAGTCTGA
- the rplK gene encoding 50S ribosomal protein L11, whose product MPPKKKLVKTFTLQLPAGQATPAPPVGPALGQHGVNIMEFCKSYNAQTESQRGDIVPAQISVYEDRTFTFVLKTPPAARLLIKAAGVQKGSGVPQKDKVGSVTRAQLREIAEKKMADLNANDLDHAERIIAGTARSMGITVND is encoded by the coding sequence ATGCCTCCGAAGAAGAAGCTCGTCAAGACGTTCACGCTTCAGCTCCCGGCGGGCCAGGCCACTCCGGCGCCGCCGGTCGGCCCCGCGCTCGGTCAGCACGGCGTCAACATCATGGAGTTCTGCAAGTCGTACAACGCGCAGACCGAGTCGCAGCGGGGCGACATCGTCCCCGCCCAGATCAGCGTGTACGAGGACCGGACCTTCACCTTCGTGCTGAAGACCCCGCCCGCCGCCCGCCTGCTGATCAAGGCCGCCGGTGTGCAGAAGGGTTCCGGCGTCCCGCAGAAGGACAAGGTCGGCTCGGTCACCCGCGCCCAGCTCCGCGAGATCGCCGAGAAGAAGATGGCCGACCTGAACGCCAACGACCTGGACCACGCCGAGCGGATCATCGCCGGCACCGCCCGGTCGATGGGCATCACCGTCAACGACTGA
- a CDS encoding MaoC family dehydratase N-terminal domain-containing protein: MPLDPSFVGRTYPPTAPYQVGREKIREFATAIGATDPAHHDPEAARKLGYADVVAPPTFPVLITMAASRQVVEDPDLTVDYSRVVHGDQRFAYVRPVVAGDELVCANVIEEANTRRGLGFLTTRTDVTTVAGEPVVTVWSKLVVRGEE, from the coding sequence ATGCCACTGGACCCGTCCTTCGTCGGCCGGACCTATCCGCCGACCGCCCCCTACCAGGTGGGCCGAGAGAAGATCCGTGAGTTCGCCACCGCGATCGGGGCCACCGACCCGGCCCACCACGACCCGGAGGCCGCCCGCAAGCTCGGGTACGCCGACGTGGTCGCCCCGCCCACCTTCCCGGTGCTGATCACGATGGCGGCGAGCCGTCAGGTCGTCGAGGACCCCGACCTGACGGTGGACTACAGCCGGGTGGTCCACGGCGACCAGCGGTTCGCCTACGTCCGTCCGGTGGTCGCCGGGGACGAGCTGGTCTGCGCGAACGTGATCGAGGAGGCCAACACCCGTCGTGGGCTGGGCTTCCTGACCACCCGCACCGACGTCACCACGGTCGCCGGCGAGCCGGTGGTCACCGTCTGGTCGAAGCTCGTCGTACGCGGGGAGGAGTGA
- the rplA gene encoding 50S ribosomal protein L1, whose amino-acid sequence MQRSKSYRKAADVVDRSKLYTPAEAVKLAKETTNVKFDATVEVAMRLGVDPRKADQMVRGTVNLPHGTGKTARVIVFAAGAKAEEAAGAGADEVGTDELVARIQEGWLDFDAAIATPDQMAKIGRIARILGPRGLMPNPKTGTVTMDVAKAVADIKGGKIAFRVDKHSNLHLIIGKASFSETQLIDNYAAVLDEVLRVKPSAAKGTYLKKVTLTTTMGPGVPVDPKLVKNLQEASAEG is encoded by the coding sequence ATGCAGCGCAGCAAGAGCTACCGCAAGGCCGCCGACGTCGTCGACCGGTCGAAGCTCTACACCCCGGCCGAGGCGGTCAAGCTCGCCAAGGAGACCACCAACGTCAAGTTCGACGCCACGGTCGAGGTCGCCATGCGCCTCGGCGTCGACCCCCGTAAGGCGGACCAGATGGTCCGCGGCACGGTCAACCTGCCGCACGGCACCGGTAAGACCGCCCGCGTGATCGTCTTCGCCGCCGGCGCCAAGGCCGAGGAGGCCGCCGGCGCGGGCGCCGACGAGGTGGGCACCGACGAGTTGGTCGCCCGGATCCAGGAGGGCTGGCTCGACTTCGACGCGGCCATCGCCACTCCGGACCAGATGGCCAAGATCGGCCGGATCGCGCGGATCCTGGGCCCGCGCGGTCTGATGCCGAACCCGAAGACCGGCACGGTGACCATGGACGTCGCCAAGGCCGTCGCCGACATCAAGGGCGGCAAGATCGCCTTCCGGGTGGACAAGCACTCCAACCTCCACCTGATCATCGGCAAGGCGTCCTTCTCGGAGACGCAGCTCATCGACAACTACGCCGCCGTCCTGGACGAGGTGCTGCGGGTCAAGCCGTCCGCGGCGAAGGGCACCTACCTCAAGAAGGTCACCCTCACCACCACGATGGGCCCGGGCGTCCCGGTCGACCCGAAGCTGGTGAAGAACCTGCAGGAGGCCTCGGCCGAGGGCTGA
- the nusG gene encoding transcription termination/antitermination protein NusG, with translation MPDYDETAGSADEQSSVVTAAGDESVEAASESEFPLTEPAPEEEFDPVAELRQKLRYAPGDWYVVHSYAGYENKVKTNLETRITSLDMEDYIYQVEVPTREEVEVKNGKRSQVQAKVFPGYILVRMELTAESYSCVRNTPGVTGFVGATDRADRPAPLSLDEVLKWLAPAVETEQKKAKPEVRVLDFEVGDSVTVTDGAFASLPATISEINADQQKLKVLVSIFGRETPVELNFNQVAKI, from the coding sequence GTGCCTGATTACGACGAGACCGCCGGATCCGCGGACGAGCAGTCCTCGGTGGTGACGGCGGCGGGTGACGAGTCGGTCGAGGCCGCCAGCGAGTCGGAGTTCCCGCTGACCGAGCCGGCCCCGGAGGAAGAGTTCGACCCGGTGGCCGAGCTGCGGCAGAAGCTGCGCTACGCGCCGGGCGACTGGTACGTGGTGCACTCCTACGCGGGCTACGAGAACAAGGTCAAGACCAATCTCGAGACCCGGATCACGTCCCTCGACATGGAGGACTACATCTACCAGGTCGAGGTGCCGACCCGGGAAGAGGTCGAGGTCAAGAACGGCAAGCGGTCGCAGGTCCAGGCCAAGGTCTTCCCCGGCTACATCCTGGTCCGGATGGAGCTGACCGCCGAGTCGTACTCCTGCGTGCGTAACACCCCCGGGGTCACCGGTTTCGTCGGGGCGACCGACCGGGCCGACCGGCCGGCGCCGCTCTCCCTCGACGAGGTGCTGAAGTGGCTGGCCCCGGCGGTGGAGACCGAGCAGAAGAAGGCGAAGCCCGAGGTGCGGGTCCTCGACTTCGAGGTCGGTGACTCGGTCACCGTCACCGACGGCGCGTTCGCCTCGCTGCCGGCGACGATCAGCGAGATCAACGCCGACCAGCAGAAGCTCAAGGTGCTGGTCTCCATCTTCGGTCGGGAGACCCCGGTGGAGCTGAACTTCAACCAGGTCGCCAAGATCTGA
- the secE gene encoding preprotein translocase subunit SecE codes for MADNKRRGEDAGDDRLDDETVEGVADDDATDATDADEPVSRGGTATKSRAKAESADSKPKTKSDDKVGLFGRVARFFREVVAELRKVIWPTRKELLTYTAVVVAFVTVVTALVVGFDFVFAKGALLVFGGSS; via the coding sequence GTGGCCGACAACAAGCGGCGCGGCGAGGACGCCGGCGACGACCGTCTCGACGACGAGACCGTCGAGGGCGTGGCCGACGACGACGCCACGGACGCCACCGACGCGGACGAGCCGGTCTCCCGGGGTGGCACCGCGACCAAGTCGCGGGCCAAGGCGGAGTCCGCCGACAGCAAGCCGAAGACCAAGTCGGACGACAAGGTCGGACTGTTCGGGCGCGTCGCGCGGTTCTTCCGCGAGGTCGTGGCCGAGCTGCGTAAGGTCATCTGGCCGACCCGCAAGGAGCTGCTGACCTACACCGCGGTGGTGGTCGCGTTCGTGACGGTGGTCACCGCGCTCGTCGTCGGATTCGACTTCGTGTTCGCCAAGGGCGCGCTGCTGGTCTTCGGCGGATCCAGCTGA
- the rpmG gene encoding 50S ribosomal protein L33 has protein sequence MAKATDVRPKITLACVECKERNYITRKNRRNDPDRIELKKFCPRDGKHTVHRETR, from the coding sequence GTGGCGAAGGCGACCGATGTCCGGCCGAAGATCACTTTGGCGTGTGTGGAGTGCAAGGAGCGCAACTACATCACGCGAAAGAACCGCCGTAACGACCCGGACCGCATCGAGCTGAAGAAGTTCTGCCCCCGGGACGGCAAGCACACCGTCCACCGCGAGACCCGCTGA
- a CDS encoding bifunctional diguanylate cyclase/phosphodiesterase: MPSVRPSSRRSTDQAWLITGPLALFAVVCSVALALISPPLPRNLALAAALLVIMLAAGSQRLHFVIRRQGLTVNVTEIPLVLAFFWLRPLTVVVIAVVAVLILQVRSRISPTKLWFNVAKAGASASLAGLVLTALPPLEEISSPGTWLTLFGVVSVNTLAGLAAVSGVISLVHGWPAGWEVIRTGGPQLLSSAVNVIVGLVVLIAIETNWWALVLIAVLAVALVVVYRSYAQFFRQHRTLGDMYELTRAMTASGQDGTLIDVLLGRIRKLMQAEYAVLWLPAQGRHSEVMLTARVDSSGLLDVAPTPAVVREEARRLRRTLAWGVRLDGGERLQAVLRNSGVKDVIAVPLRSGQAVIGTLEVVNRLSDLGHFTADDVPVFETVAAHAAVALENNRLVDRLRHDAYHDGLTKLPNRRRITEALGEAVRIRAPGEVVAVLLFDVDDLRQVNESLGHAAGDSVLTEVAARLRASAPAAALVGRLGGDEFLVTLRVESADAALELAAGLREQIRDEMVFEALTLDVNTAVGVAVYPDHGADPTTLLQRVDLAATAAKSVPGSVQLFNPALESRSLRRLGIAGDLRRALDSGEVEVYFQPKVTLRDRRLVGVECLARWEHPAHGTVMPEDFVAVAEHTGQLGRLTELVLREGLRRSRDWAHADQPLSVAVNLSARTLTDRHFPAQVRELLTEYDVPPHQLTFEIKETGVLDGADRPIPTLRRLRDLGVRLSVDDFGTGYFSLAYLRRLPVHEVKVDRSFVQGMATDPGDLAIVNAVVTLSQQFGLAVVAEGVESELTLELLEDIGCDIGQGFLFSRPLPYERLEAWFGAQTEVEALPSADVRRLRVVP, encoded by the coding sequence CCACTGGTCCTGGCGTTCTTCTGGCTACGGCCGCTGACCGTGGTGGTGATCGCCGTCGTGGCGGTGCTCATCCTCCAGGTCCGCAGCCGGATCTCGCCCACCAAGCTCTGGTTCAACGTCGCCAAGGCGGGCGCGTCGGCCTCGCTCGCCGGGCTGGTGCTGACCGCGCTGCCTCCCCTGGAGGAGATCAGCAGTCCGGGCACCTGGCTCACCCTCTTCGGCGTGGTCAGCGTGAACACCCTGGCCGGTCTGGCGGCGGTCAGCGGGGTGATCTCCCTGGTGCACGGCTGGCCGGCCGGCTGGGAGGTGATCCGCACCGGCGGTCCGCAGCTGCTCAGCTCGGCGGTCAACGTGATCGTCGGCCTGGTGGTGCTGATCGCGATCGAGACGAACTGGTGGGCGCTGGTCCTGATCGCCGTGCTCGCGGTCGCGCTGGTGGTGGTGTACCGCTCCTACGCGCAGTTCTTCCGCCAGCACCGCACGCTCGGCGACATGTACGAGCTGACCCGGGCGATGACCGCCAGCGGGCAGGACGGCACCCTCATCGACGTGCTGCTCGGCCGGATCCGCAAGCTCATGCAGGCCGAGTACGCGGTCCTCTGGCTGCCCGCCCAGGGCCGGCACTCCGAGGTCATGCTGACCGCCCGGGTGGACAGCTCCGGTCTGCTCGACGTCGCGCCGACCCCGGCGGTGGTCCGGGAGGAGGCCCGCCGGCTGCGGCGCACGCTGGCCTGGGGCGTCCGGCTCGACGGCGGCGAGCGGTTGCAGGCCGTGCTGCGCAACAGCGGGGTCAAGGACGTCATCGCGGTGCCGCTGCGCTCGGGTCAGGCGGTGATCGGCACCCTGGAGGTGGTGAACCGGCTCAGCGACCTGGGCCACTTCACCGCCGACGACGTGCCGGTCTTCGAGACGGTGGCCGCGCACGCCGCGGTCGCCCTGGAGAACAACCGCCTGGTCGACCGGCTGCGCCACGACGCGTACCACGACGGGTTGACCAAGCTGCCCAACCGCCGGCGGATCACCGAGGCGCTCGGTGAGGCGGTGCGGATCCGGGCCCCCGGCGAGGTGGTCGCCGTCCTGCTCTTCGACGTCGACGACCTGCGTCAGGTCAACGAGTCCCTGGGGCACGCCGCCGGGGACTCCGTCCTCACCGAGGTCGCCGCGCGGCTGCGCGCCTCGGCGCCGGCCGCCGCCCTGGTGGGCCGGCTCGGCGGGGACGAGTTCCTGGTGACCCTGCGGGTGGAGAGCGCCGACGCGGCCCTGGAGCTGGCCGCCGGGCTGCGCGAGCAGATCCGCGACGAGATGGTCTTCGAGGCGCTCACCCTGGACGTGAACACCGCGGTCGGCGTCGCCGTCTACCCCGACCACGGCGCGGACCCGACCACCCTGCTGCAACGGGTGGACCTGGCGGCGACGGCGGCGAAGTCCGTGCCCGGCAGCGTCCAACTGTTCAACCCGGCGCTGGAGTCCCGGTCGCTGCGCCGGCTCGGTATCGCCGGTGACCTGCGCCGGGCGTTGGACTCCGGCGAGGTGGAGGTCTACTTCCAGCCCAAGGTGACGCTGCGGGACCGCCGGCTGGTCGGGGTGGAGTGCCTGGCCCGCTGGGAGCATCCGGCGCACGGCACGGTCATGCCTGAGGATTTCGTCGCGGTGGCCGAGCACACCGGCCAGCTCGGCCGGTTGACCGAGCTGGTGTTGCGGGAGGGGCTGCGGCGCAGCCGGGACTGGGCGCACGCCGATCAGCCGCTCTCCGTCGCGGTCAACCTCTCCGCCCGTACGCTCACCGACCGGCACTTCCCGGCCCAGGTCCGCGAGCTGCTGACCGAGTACGACGTGCCGCCGCACCAGCTCACCTTCGAGATCAAGGAAACCGGCGTGCTGGACGGCGCGGACCGGCCGATCCCGACCCTCCGGCGGCTACGTGACCTCGGGGTACGGCTCTCGGTGGACGACTTCGGCACCGGTTACTTCTCGCTGGCGTACCTGCGGCGGCTGCCCGTGCACGAGGTGAAGGTGGACCGCTCCTTCGTGCAGGGCATGGCGACCGATCCGGGTGACCTGGCGATCGTCAACGCGGTGGTCACGCTCTCCCAGCAGTTCGGGTTGGCGGTGGTCGCCGAGGGGGTGGAGAGCGAGCTGACCCTGGAGCTGCTGGAGGACATCGGCTGCGACATCGGCCAGGGTTTCCTGTTCAGCCGTCCGCTGCCGTACGAGCGGCTGGAGGCGTGGTTCGGGGCCCAGACGGAGGTCGAGGCGTTGCCCAGCGCGGACGTCCGTCGCCTGCGTGTGGTGCCCTGA
- the rplJ gene encoding 50S ribosomal protein L10, translating into MADKPIRADKATAVAELTDQFRGAGATVLTEYRGLTVAQLTQLRRALGRETTYMVAKNTLAKRAATDAGIAGLDELFTGPTALTFVSGDVVEAAKGLRDFAKANPKLVIKGGVFEGRAISAAEVTKLADLESREVLLAKLAGAMKGNLSKAAALFQAPLAKTARLAAALQDKREQEQREKEGAEQA; encoded by the coding sequence ATGGCGGACAAGCCGATCCGGGCCGACAAGGCCACGGCCGTCGCCGAGCTGACCGACCAGTTCCGTGGCGCGGGCGCCACCGTGCTGACCGAGTACCGCGGTCTGACGGTCGCCCAGCTCACCCAGCTGCGACGCGCGCTGGGCCGGGAGACCACCTACATGGTCGCCAAGAACACGCTGGCCAAGCGTGCGGCGACGGACGCCGGCATCGCCGGCCTCGATGAGCTGTTCACCGGTCCTACCGCGCTGACTTTCGTTTCGGGCGACGTCGTCGAGGCGGCGAAGGGGCTTCGCGACTTCGCGAAGGCCAACCCGAAGCTCGTCATCAAGGGCGGTGTCTTCGAGGGCAGGGCCATCTCCGCGGCCGAGGTCACGAAGCTCGCCGATCTGGAGTCCCGTGAGGTGCTGCTGGCCAAGCTGGCCGGCGCGATGAAGGGCAACCTGAGCAAGGCCGCGGCCCTGTTCCAGGCCCCGCTCGCCAAGACCGCCCGTCTGGCAGCCGCTCTGCAGGACAAGCGCGAGCAGGAACAGCGCGAGAAGGAAGGCGCCGAGCAGGCCTGA
- the rplL gene encoding 50S ribosomal protein L7/L12 gives MAKLSTDELLDAFKEMTLIELSEFVKQFEETFEVTAAAPVAVAGPAGPAGPAAPVEEEKDEFDVVLESDGGKKIQVIKVVRELTGLGLKEAKDAVEAAPKAILEKVNKETADKAKAKLEGEGAKVTLK, from the coding sequence ATGGCGAAGCTCAGCACCGACGAGCTGCTCGACGCGTTCAAGGAGATGACGCTGATCGAGCTCTCCGAGTTCGTGAAGCAGTTCGAGGAGACCTTCGAGGTCACCGCCGCCGCTCCGGTCGCCGTCGCCGGCCCGGCCGGCCCGGCCGGCCCGGCCGCCCCGGTCGAGGAGGAGAAGGACGAGTTCGACGTCGTCCTGGAGTCCGACGGCGGCAAGAAGATCCAGGTCATCAAGGTCGTGCGCGAGCTGACCGGCCTGGGCCTCAAGGAGGCCAAGGACGCCGTCGAGGCCGCTCCGAAGGCCATCCTGGAGAAGGTCAACAAGGAGACCGCGGACAAGGCCAAGGCCAAGCTCGAGGGTGAGGGCGCCAAGGTCACCCTCAAGTGA
- a CDS encoding MaoC family dehydratase: protein MDLPTRTYRITRADLVRYAGASGDFNPIHWNDRFATAVGLPGVIAHGMFTMALVGRAVTEWAGAPDAVVDYSVRFARPVVVPDDDEGAEVVVDAKVREITEDGLTRLDLTATCGGEKVLAQARATVRIPR from the coding sequence TTGGACCTGCCCACCAGGACGTACCGGATCACCCGGGCCGACCTGGTCCGCTACGCCGGCGCCTCCGGTGACTTCAACCCGATCCACTGGAACGACCGGTTCGCCACCGCGGTGGGCCTGCCCGGGGTGATCGCGCACGGCATGTTCACCATGGCGCTGGTCGGCCGGGCGGTCACCGAGTGGGCCGGCGCCCCGGACGCGGTGGTCGACTACAGCGTCCGGTTCGCCCGCCCGGTGGTGGTGCCGGACGACGACGAGGGCGCCGAGGTGGTGGTCGACGCGAAGGTGCGGGAGATCACCGAGGACGGGCTGACCAGGCTGGACCTGACCGCCACCTGCGGCGGGGAGAAGGTGCTCGCCCAGGCGCGGGCGACCGTCCGGATACCCCGCTGA